In Vigna unguiculata cultivar IT97K-499-35 chromosome 3, ASM411807v1, whole genome shotgun sequence, a single genomic region encodes these proteins:
- the LOC114176693 gene encoding calcium sensing receptor, chloroplastic, with the protein MEISAMAASASPRPSLPTPSPHTVVTTFTKPQLRRTHIALPTSSTISLLALFAPPNEAKAAVSIAKDQIVSSLTQVEKTIDQVQEVGSSVFDTAQRIAEVIGNALKPGIETALPIVQQAGEEALKYASPAISEASKKAQEALQNSGVDTEPVITAAKTVADAAQQTTKVIDVAKPIASSTVETLSSSDPTVIAGTAGALFVAYLLIPPIWSVISSNLRGYKGDLTPAQALDLISAQNYVLIDIRSEKDKDKTGIPRLPSSAKNRMVAIPLEELPSKVRGQVKNVKKLEAEIVALKITYLKKINKGTNVVILDSYSDVAKTVGRTLTSLGFKNTWIVADGFSGNKGWLQSRLGTDSYNFSFAEVLSPSRIIPASVRGFGTTSQSSTKLLPGAD; encoded by the exons ATGGAGATTTCTGCCATGGCTGCTTCAGCTTCTCCAAGACCTTCTCTTCCAACTCCTTCTCCACACACAGTAGTCACCACTTTTACCAAACCTCAACTCAGACGCACCCACATAGCACTGCCAACCTCATCCACCATTTCGCTCCTCGCTCTCTTCGCCCCTCCCAACGAAGCCAAAGCCGCTGTCTCCATCGCCAAGGACCAGATTGTTTCGTCTCTCACCCAA gTTGAGAAAACGATTGATCAGGTTCAGGAAGTGGGTTCGAGTGTTTTTGACACGGCACAGCGTATTGCTGAGGTAATTGGGAACGCTCTGAAACCTGGCATCGAAACGGCGTTGCCGATTGTGCAGCAAGCTGGGGAAGAGGCCTTGAAATATGCTTCTCCTGCCATTTCTGAAGCTTCCAAGAAGGCCCAAGAAGCGCTGCAAAACTCTGGTGTCGATACCGAACCTGTTATCACTGCTGCTAAG ACAGTGGCAGATGCTGCACAACAAACGACCAAGGTGATTGATGTTGCGAAGCCAATAGCTTCTTCAACCGTTGAAACCTTATCCTCTTCAGACCCAACAGTGATTGCTGGAACTGCAGGAGCACTATTTGTTGCCTACCTACTGATTCCTCCTATCTGGTCTGTCATATCCTCGAATCTTCGTGGTTACAAAG GAGACCTAACTCCTGCTCAAGCCCTTGATTTGATATCTGCACAGAACTACGTTTTGATTGATATCAGGTCCGAGAAAGACAAGGACAAGACTGGTATCCCTCGCCTTCCCTCTAGTGCTAAAAACAGGATGGTTGCCATTCC GTTGGAAGAACTGCCGAGTAAGGTCAGAGGGCAGGTGAAGAATGTGAAGAAATTGGAAGCTGAAATAGTGGCTTTGAAGATTACTTATCTGAAGAAAATCAACAAAGGCACCAACGTTGTGATCCTGGACTC GTATTCGGATGTGGCAAAAACAGTGGGAAGAACACTGACCAGCCTTGGTTTCAAGAACACATGGATTGTTgctgatggattctctgggaaCAAAGGGTGGTTGCAGAGTAGATTAGGAACAGATTCTTATAACTTTTCGTTCGCAGAGGTGCTGTCACCGTCCAGAATCATCCCTGCTTCTGTAAGAGGTTTTGGCACAACCAGCCAATCTAGCACTAAGCTTCTTCCCGGGGCTGACTAA
- the LOC114178759 gene encoding phenylalanine--tRNA ligase beta subunit, cytoplasmic: protein MPTVSVGRDRLFAALGRTYTQEEFEDLCFSFGIELDDVTTEKAIVRKEKHLDEEEADEDEEVIYKIEVPANRYDLLCLEGLAQALRVFCEIQEIPNYRLSDISKNEMLKIHVKPETSLVRPFVVCAVLRDVTFDKARYNSFIDLQDKLHQNICRRRTLVAIGTHDLDKLEGPFTYEALPPSSIAFTPLKQERNFRADELMEFYKSDLKLKKFLHIIEDSPVFPVLYDSKRTVLSLPPIINGAHSAITLETKNVFIECTATDLTKAKIVLNTMVTAFSEYCANKFVIEPVEVISSDGKSNIYPDLSVYNMEVSLSYINGLIGVSLEAEEVTKFLNRMQLHAKQSTSAKKQCNFIVSVPPSRSDVLHPCDVMEDVAIAYGFNSIKDKAVADNKGSKRLAGSLTLLPLNEISDLIRKEVALIGFTEVLTFILCSKKENFAMLNRKDDKSKAVIIGNPRSSDFEAVRTSLMPGILKTVAHNKDHPKPIKIFEVGDVALLDDTRDVGAKNLRQLAALYCGANAGFEIIHGLVDRVMEKNGVPFVSPGDKSGYYIERSDEPEFLAGRQARIIYKGKHAGTFGIVHPEVLNNFDIPDPCSFVELNIESFL, encoded by the exons ATGCCTACCGTCAGCGTGGGGCGGGATCGCCTGTTTGCGGCTCTAGGAAGAACTTACA cgCAAGAGGAATTCGAAGACTTGTGCTTCAGTTTCGGGATCGAGCTCGACGACGTC ACGACGGAGAAGGCAATTGTAAGGAAAGAAAAGCATTTGGATGAAGAAGAAGCTGATGAGGACGAAGAAGTTATCTACAAGATCGAAGTTCCCGCCAATAG ATATGACCTCCTCTGCCTTGAAGGGCTTGCTCAAGCCCTCCGTGTTTTCTGTGAGATTCAGGAGATCCCCAATTATAGACTGTCTGACATTAGTAAGAATGAAATGCTGAAAATACATGTGAAGCCGGAG ACTTCTCTGGTTCGTCCATTTGTTGTATGTGCTGTATTAAGAGATGTAACTTTTGATAAAGCAAGATACAACAGCTTTATCGATCTCCAAGACAAGCTTCACCAAAACATATGTCG GCGAAGAACACTTGTTGCCATCGGAACCCATGATCTCGATAAATTGGAGGGTCCTTTCACCTATGAG GCTTTGCCACCTTCAAGTATAGCTTTTACGCCACTAAAGCAG GAAAGGAACTTCAGGGCTGATGAGTTGATGGAGTTCTACAAA TCAGATTTGAAactgaagaaattcttgcataTAATTGAGGATTCCCCTGTTTTCCCTGTATTATATGACAGTAAGAG AACTGTGTTATCTTTACCCCCAATCATTAATGGTGCTCACTCAGCCATCACTctggagacaaagaatgtgtttATTGAATGTACTGCTACTGATCTGACAAAGGCAAAGATTGTTTTAAATACAATG GTAACAGCCTTCTCAGAATATTGTGCGAACAAATTTGTCATTGAACCAGTTGAAGTGATTTCTTCTGATGGCAAGTCAAACATATACCCCGATTTATCTGTCTACAATATGGAAGTTTCTCTATCTTACATTAATGGATTGATTGGGGTATCATTGGAGGCAGAAGAG GTCACTAAGTTCTTAAATAGGATGCAATTGCATGCCAAGCAGTCTACGTCTGCTAAAAAGCAGTGTAACTTTATAGTGTCTGTACCTCCTTCTAGAAGTGATGTTCTTCACCCATGTGATGTTATGGAG GATGTGGCAATTGCTTATGGATTCAATAGTATTAAGGATAAAGCTGTAGCAGATAATAAGGGCTCAAAAAGGTTGGCTGGTTCCCTGACTCTACTTCCACTGAACGAGATAAGTGATCTTATCCGAAAAGAg GTTGCATTGATTGGGTTTACAGAGGTCTTGACATTTATACTCTGCTCTAAAAAGGAAAACTTTGCCATGCTTAACCGCAAAGATGATAAATCTAAAGCAGTTATCATCGGAAACCCCAGATCTTCGGACTTTGAG GCTGTGCGAACTAGTCTTATGCCTGGCATTTTGAAAACTGTTGCTCACAACAAGGATCATCCAAAGCCTATAAAG ATTTTTGAAGTGGGTGATGTAGCACTTTTGGATGATACTAGAGATGTTGGTGCAAAAAATCTTCGCCAACTTGCTGCTCTGTACTGCGGTGCTAATGCCGGATTTGAG ATAATTCACGGCTTGGTCGACAGAGTAATGGAAAAGAACGGTGTTCCCTTTGTTTCACCTGGTGATAAGTCGGGCTATTACATCGAGCGGTCAGAT GAACCCGAGTTTCTGGCTGGTAGACAAGCTAGAATCATTTACAAGGGAAAGCATGCTGGCACTTTTGGCATTGTTCATCCCGAG GTTCTCAACAACTTCGACATTCCTGATCCATGCTCCTTTGTTGAACTTAACATCGAAAGCTTCTTGTGA
- the LOC114175929 gene encoding tetraspanin-11-like, with amino-acid sequence MFRISNTVVGALNILSLLLGVAAVASSAYIHIRGGSDCQKVLQVPLLVGGIFVVLVSALGIVGSLCRVNTALYAYLFVTFALIVGLAFFTVFTLFVTNRKVGQHVSGKGYGEYRVADFSHWLQRYVVNNKNWDEVKSCLIDAHVCQNLAINGGRNNDSLIFKHLSTTQSGCCKPPAYCGFIMKNGTFWEEPKKGPAVNNSDCNTWNNREDKLCYDCNSCKGGVLANIRNQWRRLTVFNACVLLVVTAIYALGCYAIKNNRFDSQCNHPKTPSP; translated from the exons ATGTTCCGCATAAGCAACACCGTTGTCGGCGCGCTCAACATCCTGTCCTTGCTCCTGGGCGTGGCCGCCGTGGCCTCCTCCGCCTACATCCACATCCGCGGCGGCTCCGACTGCCAGAAGGTCCTGCAGGTGCCGCTTCTAGTCGGCGGCATCTTCGTGGTTCTCGTCTCCGCCTTGGGAATCGTGGGGTCACTGTGCCGCGTCAACACGGCGCTCTACGCCTACCTCTTCGTCACGTTCGCGCTCATCGTGGGCCTCGCCTTCTTCACCGTCTTCACGCTATTCGTGACGAACAGGAAGGTGGGGCAGCATGTTTCCGGCAAGGGCTACGGCGAGTACAGGGTGGCCGATTTCTCGCACTGGCTGCAACGCTACGTCGTCAACAACAAGAACTGGGATGAGGTGAAGAGTTGCTTGATTGACGCGCACGTGTGCCAGAACCTCGCCATCAACGGTGGCCGCAACAACGACTCCCTCATTTTCAAACACCTCTCCACCACGCAG tctgGTTGTTGTAAACCACCAGCGTATTGTGGGTTCATAATGAAGAATGGTACGTTCTGGGAAGAGCCAAAGAAGGGTCCAGCAGTGAATAATTCTGACTGCAACACTTGGAACAACAGAGAAGACAAACTGTGCTACGATTGCAATTCGTGCAAGGGAGGAGTTTTGGCAAACATAAGGAACCAATGGAGACGTCTCACTGTGTTCAACGCATGCGTGCTTTTGGTCGTCACTGCCATATATGCCTTGGGCTGCTACGCCATCAAGAACAACAGATTCGATTCACAGTGCAACCACCCCAAAACACCATCTCCTTGA
- the LOC114179249 gene encoding protein MIS12 homolog produces MEGSESEGVFDALNLNPQLFCNEVLNNVDDVLDEAFNFFYQDASTKLNIEGSQKSQDLKKGVDCIRQRVQSVLDKQLGAWENYILRHCFSLPRGFRLPNTDESTESGPDPGAPFDPDTDAQLDSLREKLTEVAKDSEMLNQEIQLLERNSTVNAGYINEAVQLYEQNSMNELFQEIVTTASELGTKLGKLNSSMIEETDQMKTKSIYSPEMDLSAVHSAKGLSNKKLDDIEEFVGIMKSM; encoded by the exons ATGGAAGGGAGTGAGAGTGAAGGGGTGTTTGATGCTCTCAATCTGAACCCACAACTCTTCTGTAACGAAGTTCTCAACAACGTCGACGATGTTCTCGATGaagcttttaattttttctacca GGACGCATCCACGAAATTGAACATCGAAGGCTCCCAAAAGTCCCAAGATCTGAAAAAG GGTGTTGATTGCATTCGTCAGAGAGTTCAATCTGTTTTGGACAAACAGCTTGGTGCTTGGGAGAATTACATCCTCCGTCACTGTTTTTCTCTTCCCCGAGGTTTTCGTTTGCCAAACACC GATGAATCAACTGAGAGTGGCCCTGATCCAGGTGCTCCTTTTGATCCAGATACAGATGCTCAGTTAGATTCGTTGAGAGAAAAATTAACTGAG GTTGCGAAGGATTCTGAAATGcttaatcaagaaattcaacTATTAGAAAGAAATTCTACTGTCAATGCTGGATATATCAATGAAGCAGTACAATTATATGAGCAAAACTCTATGAATGAGTTGTTTCAGG AGATTGTGACCACCGCCTCAGAACTTGGAACGAAGTTGGGAAAGTTAAACTCCAGCATGATTGAAGAGACTGaccaaatgaaaacaaaaagtatCTATAGCCCAGAAATGGATCTATCTGCTGTACATTCTGCTAAAG GACTCTCAAATAAGAAGTTAGACGACATTGAAGAATTTGTAGGTATCATGAAGAGTATGTGA
- the LOC114175763 gene encoding protein CHAPERONE-LIKE PROTEIN OF POR1, chloroplastic has protein sequence MVVLSLSAPNLSTAFLAKKLYLREHAKKLTAFRTRCAVDTPYGGNVQKFPRINVWDPYRRLGISPDASEEEIWGSRNFLLQQYAGHERSEESIEAAFEKLLMASFVQRRKTKINLKSKLKKKVEESPPWVKNLLNFVELPPPEIILRRLFLFAFMGGWSIMNSAETGPAFQVAISLAACIYFLNEKTKSLGRAFIIGFGALVGGWVSGSVLVPNIPSVLLRPTWTLELLTSLVVYTFLFVACTFLK, from the exons ATGGTTGTGCTTTCGCTCTCAGCTCCCAACCTCTCCACCGCTTTTCTCGCGAAGAAATT GTATCTCCGAGAACACGCGAAGAAGCTTACGGCCTTTCGCACTAGATGCGCGGTGGACACGCCCTATGGAG GTAATGTCCAGAAATTCCCTCGAATCAATGTTTGGGATCCTTACCGTCGTCTTGGTATTAGCCCTGATGCTTCTGAAGAAGAAATTTGGGGATCAAGAAATTTTCTGTTGCAACAATATGCTGGGCATGAGAGGAGTGAAGAATCAATTGAAGCGgcttttgaaaaattattgatGGCCAGTTTCGTACAGAGGaggaaaacgaaaattaatttgaaaagcaagttaaaaaagaaagtaGAAGAGTCTCCACCATGGGTGAAGAACTTGCTAAACTTTGTTGAACTTCCACCGCCTGAAATCATCCTCAGAAGATTGTTTCTCTTTGCCTTCATGGGTGGCTGGAGTATTATGAATTCGGCTGAAACTGGACCTGCTTTTCAG GTGGCGATCTCTTTGGCTGCTTGCATATATTTTCTTAACGAAAAGACAAAGAGCTTGGGTAGAGCATTCATTATTGG ATTTGGAGCTCTTGTGGGTGGATGGGTGTCTGGTTCAGTGCTGGTACCCAATATTCCATCTGTGTTGCTGCGCCCAACTTGGACACTTGAACTCCTAACGTCATTGGTAGTTTATACATTCTTGTTCGTTGCTTGTACTTTTCTCAAGTGA